The Sorangiineae bacterium MSr11367 genome window below encodes:
- a CDS encoding VOC family protein, with translation MQYHLGRLLDHVHLRVRNLEKSRRFYDAVLRALGRELSGQSEHGFFADELFVDDDGEPTGRVHLALQAQDRETVNRFYEAAIAAGGRDNGPPGERDYHPGYYAAFVLDPDGNNIEAVYHGKTNRSATSVVVTPVSRLD, from the coding sequence ATGCAATATCACCTAGGCAGGCTGCTCGATCACGTCCACCTGCGCGTCCGCAACCTCGAAAAAAGCCGTCGCTTCTACGATGCCGTCCTTCGTGCGCTGGGGCGTGAGCTGTCTGGACAGAGCGAGCACGGATTCTTCGCCGACGAGTTGTTCGTCGACGACGACGGCGAGCCGACGGGCCGCGTGCACCTCGCGCTGCAAGCCCAAGATCGTGAAACGGTGAACCGGTTTTACGAGGCCGCGATCGCTGCCGGCGGACGCGACAACGGCCCGCCAGGCGAGCGCGATTATCACCCGGGCTACTACGCGGCCTTCGTCCTGGATCCCGACGGCAACAACATCGAGGCCGTCTACCACGGCAAGACGAACCGCTCTGCGACGTCCGTCGTGGTGACCCCCGTCAGCCGGCTCGACTAG
- a CDS encoding CBS domain-containing protein, translating to MRFALGMRFAKESSAARTPPDGDRLNRDSSPEAWWFRPPEEETMKCSELMTKDVECCAAGSLVEAVAEQMRAKNIGFVPVCDEKGAVIGTLTDRDLTIRVLAEHRSPGSTRAKDVMTADAVVCKADDDLSVVEQLMSKHKKSRIVCVDDSSRPIGVISLADVAQRETAGKAAAILRSVSQREARS from the coding sequence ATGCGGTTCGCTCTGGGCATGCGGTTCGCTAAAGAATCCTCCGCCGCCAGGACTCCGCCTGACGGCGACAGGCTCAACCGAGATTCATCTCCCGAAGCTTGGTGGTTCCGGCCACCGGAGGAGGAGACCATGAAGTGCTCCGAGCTCATGACAAAGGACGTCGAATGCTGCGCTGCGGGCAGCTTGGTCGAAGCGGTGGCCGAGCAGATGCGCGCGAAAAACATCGGCTTCGTCCCCGTTTGCGACGAGAAGGGGGCCGTGATCGGAACCTTGACCGATCGCGATTTGACCATCCGCGTGCTGGCCGAACACCGCTCGCCCGGCTCGACGCGGGCGAAAGATGTGATGACGGCGGACGCGGTGGTGTGCAAAGCCGACGACGATCTGTCTGTCGTCGAGCAACTGATGAGCAAGCACAAAAAGTCCCGCATCGTCTGTGTTGATGATTCGTCCCGCCCGATCGGGGTCATCAGTCTCGCGGATGTGGCCCAACGGGAGACCGCGGGGAAAGCGGCAGCGATTTTGAGGTCCGTGTCCCAGCGGGAAGCGCGCTCCTAA
- a CDS encoding TetR/AcrR family transcriptional regulator — MSKGEDTRRDIIGRAFSIASEVGLEGLTLGVLAERANLSKSGLFAHFKSKEALQLEVLERAIELFVENVVVPAVAKPRGEPRVKALFDRYLTWIRGSEVRDKMGGCFFMSLAHEYDDRPGPLRDRLVQSQREWHETVAKSARLAVKEGHFRADLDEAQFTFEVIGISMAFEQSFKLLADPSAEKKARAAFEALFARCRRSRK, encoded by the coding sequence GTGAGCAAAGGCGAAGACACGCGCAGAGACATCATCGGACGTGCCTTCTCCATCGCCAGTGAAGTCGGCCTCGAGGGCCTCACCCTCGGTGTCCTCGCCGAGCGTGCGAATCTCTCCAAGAGCGGACTCTTTGCCCACTTCAAGTCCAAAGAAGCCTTGCAGCTCGAAGTTCTGGAACGCGCCATCGAGCTTTTCGTCGAGAACGTCGTCGTCCCCGCCGTCGCCAAACCGCGGGGCGAGCCGCGCGTGAAAGCCCTCTTCGATCGCTACCTCACTTGGATCCGAGGCTCCGAGGTGCGGGACAAAATGGGCGGCTGCTTCTTCATGTCGCTCGCCCACGAATACGACGACCGCCCCGGCCCCCTCCGCGACCGCCTCGTGCAGTCGCAGCGCGAATGGCACGAGACCGTCGCCAAATCCGCGCGTCTCGCCGTCAAAGAAGGCCACTTTCGGGCGGACCTGGACGAGGCGCAATTCACCTTCGAGGTGATCGGCATCAGCATGGCCTTCGAGCAAAGCTTCAAGCTGCTCGCCGATCCCTCGGCGGAAAAGAAAGCCCGCGCCGCCTTCGAAGCCCTCTTCGCCCGATGCCGCCGCAGTCGCAAATGA
- a CDS encoding lysophospholipase, with product MANAVLNNSTNGRINSTNGRAQRRHVPPWFRSGFRVMGAMAPAAAATFGHRLLFTPRRLRPRDEERAVLARGQRFSFDVDRERIVARAWGEGPTVLLAHGWGGHSGQMTSLVDALVAAHFRAVAIDFPGHGESEGRLSSLVHFARAMARASAIFKPFHGIVAHSLGAAAVTYAFAHGGLQTSRAVFFAPPSDFHTWWGHFRTQVGVSDAIWHKIQRKAEGWLDVPFESIQPTQLAPHMSTPLLILHDVHDREVPIEQGEDLARRWPGATLQRAEHLGHVRILHDATLIQRAVSYLTEGAM from the coding sequence ATGGCCAACGCCGTACTTAATAATAGCACGAACGGTCGTATTAATAGCACGAACGGTCGTGCCCAACGACGCCACGTCCCGCCCTGGTTCCGCAGCGGCTTCCGCGTCATGGGCGCCATGGCGCCGGCGGCCGCAGCGACCTTCGGGCATCGCCTCCTCTTCACACCGCGGCGCCTCCGCCCCCGCGACGAAGAACGCGCCGTGCTTGCGCGAGGCCAGCGCTTTTCCTTCGACGTCGATCGCGAACGCATCGTCGCACGCGCCTGGGGCGAAGGCCCCACCGTGCTCTTGGCCCACGGATGGGGAGGTCACTCCGGCCAGATGACTTCCCTCGTCGACGCCCTGGTCGCCGCGCATTTTCGGGCCGTGGCCATCGACTTCCCCGGCCACGGCGAATCCGAGGGCCGCCTCTCCTCATTGGTCCACTTCGCCCGGGCCATGGCGCGTGCGTCCGCGATCTTCAAACCGTTCCACGGCATCGTGGCCCACTCGCTCGGTGCGGCCGCCGTGACCTACGCCTTCGCGCACGGCGGCCTCCAAACGTCGCGCGCCGTCTTCTTCGCGCCGCCCTCGGACTTTCACACGTGGTGGGGGCACTTCCGCACGCAGGTCGGCGTCTCCGACGCCATCTGGCACAAAATCCAGCGCAAGGCCGAAGGCTGGCTCGACGTCCCCTTCGAGTCCATCCAGCCCACCCAACTCGCCCCGCACATGAGCACTCCGCTCCTCATCCTGCACGACGTGCACGATCGCGAAGTCCCCATCGAGCAAGGCGAAGACCTCGCCCGCCGCTGGCCCGGAGCCACCCTTCAACGCGCCGAGCACCTCGGCCACGTCCGCATCCTGCACGACGCCACACTGATCCAACGCGCTGTGAGCTACCTCACCGAGGGTGCGATGTGA